A single window of Syntrophus aciditrophicus SB DNA harbors:
- a CDS encoding ribonuclease Z — MYSALLINEPFGDPAVLIKSKYRHESVLFDLGDLHKLAPREILKIGHIFVSHTHVDHFIGFDTILRICLGRNRRIRLFGPPGFLFQVESKLHSYTWNLVENYSNDFELLVTEIHPSHRMSRLYRCRAAFRGEPVTEEKISSNQPLVEETFFSIRCIFLDHLIPYLAFRFEERSRINIMKNALETLGLPTGRWLMDLKEAILQGRPESCPIRISDKSSGDRPANRVLPLGFLKEKVVRITRGQRICYVTDAIYSPENIKRILLIADSADHLLIEATFLHEDHEKAAAKYHLTARQAGLLARQASVKRFSLFHFSPKYKGAAAALQHEAKEAFERPLSDPLSPFDAATR; from the coding sequence GTGTATTCCGCCCTGCTGATCAATGAACCTTTCGGCGACCCCGCCGTATTAATCAAAAGCAAATACCGTCACGAGTCCGTTCTTTTCGATCTCGGCGATCTTCATAAACTCGCACCGCGGGAAATTCTCAAAATCGGGCATATTTTCGTCTCTCACACCCATGTGGACCATTTCATCGGCTTCGATACAATCCTGAGAATCTGCCTGGGAAGAAACCGTCGAATCCGCCTCTTCGGGCCACCCGGCTTCCTGTTCCAGGTCGAAAGCAAGCTCCACAGCTATACATGGAACCTCGTGGAAAATTATTCCAACGATTTCGAGCTGCTGGTTACGGAAATTCACCCATCCCACCGGATGTCCAGGCTCTATCGCTGCCGCGCCGCGTTTCGGGGGGAGCCGGTCACCGAAGAAAAAATTTCATCGAACCAACCCCTTGTGGAAGAGACCTTTTTTTCCATCCGCTGCATCTTTCTTGACCATCTTATCCCGTATCTGGCCTTTCGTTTTGAAGAAAGAAGCCGCATCAACATCATGAAGAACGCATTGGAAACCCTCGGCCTACCCACCGGGCGCTGGTTGATGGATCTCAAGGAAGCTATCCTGCAGGGCCGACCCGAATCCTGCCCCATCCGGATCAGCGATAAATCCAGCGGCGACAGGCCTGCCAACCGAGTGCTTCCCCTGGGTTTTTTAAAGGAAAAAGTGGTCAGGATCACCCGGGGACAGCGGATCTGCTATGTAACAGACGCGATTTACAGTCCTGAAAACATAAAGCGGATTCTCCTCATTGCGGATTCCGCCGATCACCTTTTAATTGAAGCAACCTTCCTCCATGAAGACCATGAAAAGGCCGCCGCGAAGTATCATCTGACCGCCAGGCAGGCGGGTCTTCTGGCCCGGCAGGCATCGGTGAAGCGTTTTTCGCTCTTTCACTTTTCTCCCAAGTACAAGGGTGCAGCCGCCGCCCTCCAGCATGAGGCCAAGGAAGCTTTTGAGCGCCCGCTTTCCGATCCACTGTCGCCCTTCGATGCTGCAACCCGATGA
- a CDS encoding tetraprenyl-beta-curcumene synthase family protein has product MKVPTHLSTLTTRIFLQVRPRVKHYLQGWRQRAESIPDPELRRQAVMSIQTKMFHCEGGAIYALLAGSHFDEAARFIIAYQTISDYLDNLCDRSTSLNPSDFRALHQSMLHALTPSARLGNYYHLRQEQNDGGYLAGLVRTCQDVLAKLPAYLAIAPALHELAGHYCELQVHKHVREDQRIRRLSSWFRRHQEHLPPMTWYEFSACTGSTLGIFCLISHAFQRNFSRDLPQLIKKAYFPWVQGLHILLDYLIDQEEDRYGGDLNFCSFYPTTAELEKRLTHFYTSADKSIAHLPYASFHRLINRGLLGIYLADRKVDCQKEVRKIARRMIRHGGGIAFFFFLHCLIYRRIHEKQDPVPPSDS; this is encoded by the coding sequence TTGAAGGTTCCAACCCATCTTTCAACGTTGACCACAAGAATTTTTCTGCAGGTCCGCCCCAGGGTCAAACATTACCTGCAAGGCTGGCGGCAGCGCGCCGAGTCAATTCCGGATCCGGAGCTGCGCCGGCAGGCCGTCATGAGTATACAGACAAAGATGTTTCACTGCGAAGGAGGCGCAATATATGCCCTCCTGGCCGGCTCCCATTTCGATGAAGCGGCCCGTTTCATCATTGCTTACCAGACCATCAGTGATTATCTGGACAACCTCTGTGACCGGAGCACTTCCCTGAATCCTTCGGACTTCCGTGCACTCCACCAGTCCATGCTCCATGCCCTGACTCCCAGTGCCCGCCTCGGCAATTATTATCACCTCCGGCAGGAACAGAACGACGGGGGATACCTGGCTGGTCTCGTCAGAACCTGCCAGGATGTTCTGGCCAAACTTCCCGCGTATCTGGCCATCGCCCCCGCCCTGCATGAGCTAGCGGGCCACTACTGCGAGTTGCAGGTCCATAAACACGTACGGGAAGATCAGCGGATTCGTCGATTGAGTTCATGGTTCCGGCGTCATCAGGAGCACCTCCCACCAATGACCTGGTATGAGTTTTCCGCCTGCACAGGATCGACCCTGGGAATCTTCTGCCTCATCTCTCATGCCTTTCAGCGGAACTTCAGCAGAGATCTTCCTCAGCTCATTAAAAAGGCCTATTTCCCCTGGGTTCAGGGTCTGCACATCCTTCTGGATTATCTCATTGATCAGGAGGAAGACCGGTATGGCGGGGATCTGAATTTCTGCTCCTTTTACCCGACCACAGCAGAATTGGAAAAACGTCTGACACACTTTTATACGAGTGCGGATAAAAGCATCGCCCACCTTCCTTACGCTTCCTTTCATCGACTGATCAATCGCGGCCTTCTGGGCATCTATCTTGCCGATAGAAAGGTCGATTGTCAGAAAGAGGTTCGAAAAATCGCCCGCAGGATGATCCGTCACGGCGGCGGCATCGCGTTCTTCTTTTTTCTTCACTGTCTGATCTATCGACGTATTCATGAAAAACAGGATCCCGTGCCGCCTTCTGATTCATAA
- a CDS encoding sensor histidine kinase: protein MTLKTRLMIITLFGLAITMALWGWIQLSVLDRILREQQYKRLDNIAETLSAFYQRFPSARGLSALDTALKDHIQTDVRLARIDIISLSGDDVDYIAGAGRVPYEWPENLIIRTDGKMEKHHYALQTEAGSAIGLLYPVHPEKGSSAKTMIGVILFSQSDMEILSRARWMLFFSTLGLLVIILLVMAVGYDFLIGRPLRRIIETIDHFRTGKQASRIPIDRSDEWGQLADHFNVMAGEIENFIAQNQELNRGLELRVKEATLKVVQLQRQVNQLQQLKALGYLTATLAHDLGTPLHSIAGMTQLLLERDEWPPDTARKLELILQQTQRLNTVIQNVRRATRLPEPHFESIPVQRLLDDTLPLVEPVIQKSKVELLVQIAPDTPPLYVDNYRVQTALFNLIQNALEAMPHGGKIFVSARVSNDRQAIAVTVQDTGPGIPPSMMGKICEPFFSTHPGEGIRGLGLAIVQDIVKAHAGSIDIQSQPHKGTCITLFFPIACRLQEIPG from the coding sequence ATGACACTGAAAACACGACTGATGATCATCACTCTGTTCGGCCTGGCCATCACCATGGCGCTGTGGGGCTGGATTCAGCTCAGTGTTCTGGACAGAATTCTGCGGGAACAGCAATATAAAAGACTCGATAACATCGCGGAGACCTTGAGCGCCTTCTATCAGCGTTTCCCCTCCGCCCGCGGCCTGTCCGCGCTGGACACCGCGCTGAAAGATCATATCCAGACGGATGTCCGCCTGGCCCGCATCGATATCATTTCCCTGTCCGGAGACGACGTTGATTATATTGCCGGAGCCGGACGCGTACCCTACGAATGGCCGGAGAATCTGATTATCCGGACAGACGGAAAAATGGAGAAGCACCATTATGCCCTGCAGACGGAAGCCGGTTCGGCGATTGGTCTTCTTTATCCTGTTCATCCCGAAAAAGGCTCATCGGCAAAAACCATGATCGGCGTCATTCTTTTTTCCCAATCCGATATGGAGATTTTGAGCCGGGCCCGGTGGATGCTTTTCTTCAGCACGCTGGGGCTTCTCGTCATTATCCTGCTCGTGATGGCCGTCGGCTACGATTTTCTCATCGGCAGGCCTCTCCGACGGATTATCGAAACGATCGATCACTTTCGTACGGGAAAGCAGGCCAGCCGTATTCCCATTGACCGTTCCGATGAATGGGGACAGCTGGCTGATCATTTCAACGTAATGGCCGGAGAGATAGAAAATTTCATAGCCCAGAACCAGGAATTGAACAGGGGATTGGAACTCCGGGTCAAGGAAGCCACTCTCAAGGTGGTTCAGCTGCAGAGACAGGTCAATCAACTTCAGCAGTTGAAAGCCCTGGGATATCTGACGGCCACACTGGCCCATGATTTAGGCACGCCTTTGCATTCCATCGCCGGCATGACCCAACTCCTCCTGGAACGGGACGAATGGCCGCCTGATACCGCCCGCAAACTGGAATTGATCCTGCAGCAAACTCAAAGGCTCAACACGGTGATTCAGAATGTCCGCCGCGCAACCCGTCTGCCGGAGCCTCATTTCGAATCGATCCCGGTACAGAGACTGCTCGACGATACCCTGCCGCTTGTTGAACCGGTCATTCAGAAATCGAAAGTGGAACTCCTTGTCCAGATCGCCCCGGACACGCCCCCGTTATATGTAGATAACTACCGTGTTCAGACAGCCCTGTTCAATCTCATCCAGAATGCCCTGGAAGCCATGCCGCATGGGGGGAAAATTTTTGTTTCCGCCCGGGTTTCCAATGACCGCCAGGCGATCGCCGTAACCGTTCAGGACACCGGTCCAGGCATCCCTCCATCCATGATGGGAAAGATATGTGAACCCTTCTTCAGCACCCATCCGGGCGAAGGCATCCGCGGCCTGGGACTGGCTATCGTCCAGGACATTGTCAAGGCCCATGCCGGTTCAATTGATATTCAAAGTCAGCCTCACAAGGGAACATGCATTACGCTCTTTTTCCCGATCGCTTGCAGGCTGCAGGAAATCCCCGGGTAA
- a CDS encoding sigma-54-dependent transcriptional regulator produces MSIRIIVIDDDAVACEFLQEALRRADYDVDICTSARDVLKGDLSRYDLVISDIRMPDMDGLQLLRRIHQQWPALPVILMTAYGSLESTMEALQLGAWDYISKPFSPEAIRNMVKKVLGMRELQRHRSQGSPAEKEEPRFIGSSATMVEFYKQLVRVADAWASVLIEGESGTGKELTARSLHQLSSRRDKPFVVVHCGAIPDNLLESELFGYEKGAFTGADHSHRGLLESAEAGTIFLDEITEMSTALQGKLLRFMQNGEVRHLGGHEVRRIQVRVVAAANRNIDEETASDRFRADLLYRFVVRLHMPALREHKEDLPQLMESLLKKMGYPTVRISDEAMECLMAYNWPGNVRELENVLQQTLLLSPFLIILPEHLPERMRLKTPAGGKESALTPLEGAERDQILQALKTTDWNQSRAAAFLGIDRKTLRARIQRYGFVREESN; encoded by the coding sequence ATGTCCATCCGGATCATCGTCATTGATGACGATGCCGTAGCCTGTGAGTTCCTGCAGGAAGCCCTGCGGCGCGCCGATTACGATGTGGATATCTGCACATCCGCACGGGATGTCCTGAAGGGGGATTTGTCCCGTTACGATCTGGTGATTTCCGATATCCGGATGCCGGATATGGACGGGTTGCAGTTGCTGCGGCGGATTCATCAACAGTGGCCCGCCCTGCCGGTGATCCTGATGACGGCTTACGGGTCTCTGGAAAGCACCATGGAGGCCCTTCAGCTCGGCGCCTGGGACTATATCAGCAAACCTTTTTCACCGGAGGCGATCCGCAACATGGTGAAGAAGGTGCTGGGTATGCGGGAACTGCAGCGTCACCGCAGTCAGGGGAGTCCGGCGGAAAAGGAGGAACCCCGCTTCATCGGTTCCTCGGCAACTATGGTGGAATTCTACAAACAACTGGTCCGGGTCGCGGATGCCTGGGCCAGTGTTCTTATTGAGGGAGAAAGCGGCACAGGTAAAGAACTGACCGCCCGCTCCCTTCACCAGCTGAGTTCCCGCAGGGACAAACCCTTTGTGGTGGTCCACTGCGGGGCCATCCCGGACAATCTTCTCGAATCCGAACTCTTCGGTTACGAAAAAGGGGCCTTTACGGGGGCTGATCATTCCCACCGCGGACTGCTGGAATCTGCGGAGGCTGGGACCATCTTTCTCGATGAAATCACAGAGATGTCGACCGCCTTGCAGGGAAAGCTTCTCCGCTTCATGCAGAACGGGGAGGTTCGCCATCTCGGAGGGCATGAGGTCCGCCGGATCCAGGTGCGCGTCGTAGCCGCCGCGAACCGCAATATTGATGAAGAGACGGCGAGCGATCGCTTCCGCGCGGATCTGCTCTATCGCTTTGTCGTTCGCCTTCATATGCCTGCCCTGCGGGAGCATAAGGAAGATCTGCCTCAGTTGATGGAATCCCTTCTTAAGAAGATGGGATATCCGACGGTACGGATTTCCGATGAAGCCATGGAATGTCTGATGGCCTACAACTGGCCGGGGAATGTGCGGGAACTGGAAAATGTTCTGCAGCAGACCCTTCTTTTATCTCCTTTTCTGATCATCCTGCCTGAGCATCTGCCGGAGCGCATGCGGCTGAAAACCCCTGCCGGCGGGAAGGAATCGGCCCTGACTCCACTGGAAGGCGCGGAGCGGGATCAGATTCTCCAGGCTTTGAAGACGACGGATTGGAATCAAAGCCGGGCGGCCGCCTTTCTGGGAATCGATCGCAAAACGCTGCGTGCCAGAATCCAGCGTTATGGTTTCGTCCGCGAAGAGTCTAATTAA
- the gap gene encoding type I glyceraldehyde-3-phosphate dehydrogenase — translation MTMKVGINGFGRIGRLVFRAACARKEIEIVGINDLLDADYMSYMLRYDTVHGRFKGEVEVKDGKLVVNGQTIRVTAEKDPANLKWGEIGADYIVESTGLFLDKEKAGGHLKAGAKKVVLSAPSKDDTPMFVMGVNHKSYNGEPIVSNASCTTNCLAPLAKVVHDGWGITEGLMTTVHSITATQKTVDGPSMKDWRGGRAAGFNIIPSSTGAAKAVGSVIPELKGKLTGMAFRVPTVDVSVVDLTCRLARPATYDEIKAAMKAASEGELKGILGYTEDDVVSSDFIGEERTSVFDAKAGIALSDTFVKLVAWYDNEWGYSCKLLDLLTHAATR, via the coding sequence ATGACGATGAAAGTTGGCATTAACGGTTTCGGCCGCATCGGCCGATTGGTTTTCCGCGCGGCATGTGCGCGAAAGGAAATTGAAATTGTCGGAATCAACGATCTGCTCGACGCGGATTACATGTCTTATATGCTTCGCTACGACACGGTTCACGGCAGATTCAAGGGAGAGGTCGAGGTCAAAGACGGCAAACTGGTGGTGAACGGGCAGACGATTCGCGTCACTGCTGAAAAAGACCCCGCAAACCTCAAATGGGGGGAAATCGGCGCCGACTATATCGTCGAATCAACGGGCCTTTTCCTGGATAAGGAAAAAGCGGGCGGACATCTCAAGGCGGGAGCGAAAAAAGTCGTTCTTTCCGCACCGTCAAAGGATGACACACCGATGTTCGTCATGGGGGTAAACCATAAGAGCTACAACGGGGAACCGATCGTTTCCAATGCCTCATGCACTACCAACTGTCTGGCTCCGCTTGCCAAAGTCGTTCACGATGGGTGGGGAATCACCGAAGGGCTCATGACCACAGTGCACTCCATCACCGCAACCCAGAAAACCGTTGACGGTCCTTCCATGAAGGACTGGCGCGGTGGCCGCGCCGCCGGGTTCAACATCATCCCCTCGTCGACCGGGGCGGCGAAAGCCGTGGGTTCGGTTATTCCCGAACTGAAGGGAAAGCTCACCGGAATGGCGTTCCGCGTTCCCACGGTAGACGTCTCCGTGGTGGATCTGACCTGCCGGCTTGCCAGACCGGCAACCTACGATGAAATCAAGGCCGCGATGAAAGCCGCTTCCGAAGGCGAGCTCAAAGGTATTCTCGGCTACACTGAAGATGATGTCGTGTCGAGTGATTTCATCGGCGAAGAGAGGACATCGGTGTTCGATGCCAAGGCCGGCATCGCTCTTTCCGACACCTTTGTCAAACTCGTTGCGTGGTATGACAATGAGTGGGGCTATTCATGCAAGCTTCTCGACCTTCTCACTCACGCGGCCACCAGGTAA
- a CDS encoding nitroreductase produces MDLFQAIRERKSIRAFKPDPVSRREIEEILSMAILAPSAINLQPWEFTIVMGEEKARLSRRLIKAYREKQISCSPGNVKPLSETFSRRGAESFKLMNPVLFGRGKDFGTFINEGSCNFYGAPAGIILCLDNAFPRARLVDMGILLGYLMLAAHNLGLGTCPIGLISAYEEEVKDLLNIPEQKDIVIAVALGHPDWDSPVNAFKAPRESLEQFVRWID; encoded by the coding sequence ATGGATCTCTTCCAGGCCATCCGGGAACGGAAAAGCATCCGGGCCTTCAAGCCGGATCCAGTTTCCCGCCGGGAGATTGAAGAAATCCTGTCCATGGCGATTCTTGCTCCTTCGGCGATCAACCTTCAACCGTGGGAATTCACGATCGTAATGGGAGAAGAGAAGGCAAGGCTGAGCCGGAGGTTGATCAAGGCTTACCGGGAGAAACAGATATCCTGCAGTCCGGGAAATGTCAAGCCGCTTTCAGAGACCTTCAGCAGACGCGGTGCGGAATCCTTCAAGTTGATGAATCCCGTCCTTTTCGGGAGGGGAAAGGACTTCGGGACCTTTATCAACGAAGGAAGCTGCAATTTCTATGGCGCGCCGGCAGGGATTATCCTTTGTCTGGATAATGCCTTTCCCCGGGCTCGCCTCGTGGACATGGGGATACTCCTGGGGTATCTGATGCTGGCAGCCCATAATCTCGGTCTGGGAACCTGTCCCATCGGCCTGATCAGCGCCTATGAAGAGGAAGTCAAGGATCTACTCAATATTCCGGAGCAGAAGGATATCGTGATCGCCGTTGCTCTGGGTCATCCGGATTGGGACAGCCCCGTCAACGCGTTCAAGGCGCCCCGGGAATCTCTGGAGCAGTTCGTGCGGTGGATCGATTGA
- a CDS encoding DUF362 domain-containing protein, whose amino-acid sequence MPLVLIRKSDYSYETLKPLIFGMLDRLGGHRMAPGSRVLIKPNLLTPATPRQAILTHPFIVRAAVEYALNQNARPLVADSPAMGSFSKILRDSGIQEALAPLKVDYRPFQDSLKIDIGEPFGSIDIAREVIEADFIINLPKFKTHSQMLLTLGVKNLFGCIVGYRKPEWHMKTGVNRPLFARLLVQLYHRISPAFTILDGILALEGEGPGKRGTPKGGWPAPRQRQRPGPRQDRLPDT is encoded by the coding sequence ATGCCCCTCGTTTTGATCAGAAAATCCGATTATTCTTATGAGACGCTGAAACCTCTGATATTCGGCATGCTGGACCGTCTGGGCGGGCATCGCATGGCCCCGGGGAGCCGGGTTCTGATCAAACCGAACCTGCTGACGCCCGCCACCCCCAGGCAGGCCATATTGACTCATCCATTCATCGTCAGGGCAGCCGTGGAATACGCTCTGAATCAGAACGCACGCCCCCTTGTTGCCGACAGTCCTGCGATGGGATCTTTCAGCAAAATACTCCGGGACAGCGGCATTCAGGAAGCGCTGGCGCCGCTGAAGGTTGATTACCGTCCCTTTCAGGATTCCCTGAAAATCGACATCGGGGAACCTTTCGGCTCCATCGATATCGCCAGGGAAGTAATCGAGGCGGATTTCATCATCAATCTGCCCAAGTTCAAAACCCACAGCCAGATGCTCCTCACCCTGGGAGTCAAAAATCTCTTCGGCTGCATTGTGGGATACCGCAAACCGGAGTGGCACATGAAGACGGGCGTCAATCGCCCGTTGTTCGCTCGGCTGCTGGTACAGCTTTATCATAGAATCTCGCCGGCCTTCACGATCCTTGACGGCATCCTGGCCCTGGAAGGCGAAGGACCGGGGAAACGGGGAACGCCGAAAGGAGGTTGGCCTGCTCCTCGGCAGCGACAACGCCCTGGCCCTCGACAGGACCGTTTGCCGGATACTTGA
- a CDS encoding 4Fe-4S binding protein, producing MSAFSALRPPEPATPHPPSFPAPDPVVDADLCRQCGACWTICPARAIDESARPLEFDYDRCIRCCCCIEVCPYGALHTVDPLPGRMIRKLIARFS from the coding sequence ATCAGCGCCTTCTCTGCTTTACGGCCCCCAGAGCCTGCAACGCCTCATCCGCCTTCATTTCCTGCCCCAGACCCCGTCGTCGATGCCGATCTCTGCCGACAGTGCGGGGCCTGCTGGACAATCTGCCCGGCCAGGGCCATCGACGAATCCGCCCGGCCTCTTGAATTCGACTATGACCGGTGCATCCGCTGCTGCTGCTGCATCGAGGTTTGTCCCTACGGCGCGCTGCATACGGTGGATCCGCTGCCGGGCCGCATGATTCGGAAACTCATAGCACGCTTTTCATGA
- a CDS encoding RidA family protein, translated as MEKKWVHAAEAPRPVGPYAQAVKAGGWLYVSGQIPLDPQTGQLLTGSFAEQAEKTLDNLAAILKAGGSSLDSVVKVTIYLADMAYFNEFNTVYASYFENSRPARSCVAVSRLPKDALLEIEAVALCEDS; from the coding sequence ATGGAAAAGAAATGGGTTCATGCCGCAGAGGCCCCTCGGCCGGTGGGTCCCTATGCCCAGGCGGTAAAAGCCGGGGGATGGCTTTATGTCTCGGGACAGATTCCTCTGGATCCTCAGACAGGTCAACTCTTGACAGGCTCCTTTGCCGAACAGGCTGAAAAAACGCTTGACAACCTGGCCGCCATCCTGAAAGCGGGCGGCTCCAGTCTCGATTCCGTCGTCAAGGTTACCATCTATCTCGCCGATATGGCTTATTTCAATGAATTCAACACGGTTTACGCCTCCTATTTCGAGAATTCCCGTCCCGCCCGATCCTGCGTCGCGGTCAGTCGGCTGCCCAAGGATGCCCTGCTGGAAATCGAAGCGGTCGCCCTGTGTGAGGATTCATGA
- a CDS encoding cytochrome c biogenesis protein CcdA gives MIDSLLNNLSGYMADSSFAAYLAAYLGGLLVSFTPCVYPVMPLVIAYIGARGSRSRLYGFLLSLTYVLGLSLTYAVLGGISALTGRLFGTIQSSFWVAFLVANVCILMGLAMLDVFTIQIRIPGFATSPQTGDMHKSVIGSFLVGITSGLLIGPCSAPVFSVLLAYVATRQNLFFGMSLLFVFALGMGTLLVAIGSFAGLMASLPKSGMWMVRIKHGCGWILIATGEYFLIQAGKSLV, from the coding sequence ATGATCGACTCTTTACTGAACAACCTGAGCGGCTACATGGCGGACTCCAGTTTCGCCGCTTACCTGGCTGCGTATCTGGGGGGGCTTCTGGTCAGTTTCACCCCCTGCGTTTACCCGGTCATGCCGCTCGTAATCGCCTACATCGGCGCCCGGGGCTCCCGATCCCGTCTTTACGGGTTTCTCCTTTCTTTAACCTATGTTCTTGGTCTGTCCCTGACCTATGCCGTTCTCGGCGGCATATCCGCGTTGACAGGACGATTGTTCGGGACCATACAGAGCAGTTTCTGGGTTGCTTTTCTGGTGGCCAATGTCTGCATTCTCATGGGGCTGGCCATGCTGGATGTCTTCACGATTCAAATCCGGATTCCCGGATTCGCGACTTCGCCACAGACGGGCGACATGCATAAAAGCGTTATCGGCAGTTTCCTGGTCGGCATCACCTCCGGGTTGCTTATAGGGCCCTGCTCGGCCCCGGTATTTTCCGTTCTGCTCGCCTATGTCGCCACCCGGCAGAATCTCTTTTTCGGTATGAGTCTTCTGTTTGTTTTTGCTCTGGGCATGGGGACCCTGCTGGTTGCCATCGGCTCTTTCGCAGGTCTGATGGCCAGCCTCCCCAAGTCGGGCATGTGGATGGTGCGGATCAAACACGGTTGCGGCTGGATACTCATCGCCACGGGAGAATATTTTCTGATTCAGGCCGGGAAATCTCTGGTCTGA
- a CDS encoding TlpA family protein disulfide reductase, with translation MNATLPAGLVVVQIFIQESQRKVSSFARQNNLPYRVLLDEKGEVSEAYGIRGVPDMILLDRNGKLVCRHCPDLDATLGTLLDKPRQGKG, from the coding sequence ATGAACGCTACGCTTCCGGCGGGCCTGGTGGTCGTTCAGATCTTCATTCAGGAATCCCAACGGAAAGTCTCATCCTTTGCCCGCCAGAACAATCTCCCCTATCGCGTCCTGCTGGACGAAAAGGGCGAGGTCTCTGAAGCCTATGGAATTCGGGGCGTTCCCGACATGATTCTCCTTGACCGCAACGGCAAACTGGTTTGCCGGCACTGCCCGGACCTCGATGCCACCCTGGGAACCCTCCTCGATAAACCACGGCAGGGCAAGGGTTAA
- a CDS encoding DsbC family protein produces the protein MAAARRTKILFMALVMLLACAVSSAAAGSVEEAFKKSFPQIPAEQISETPVKGIYEVLVGNQILYYAPESDCLIIGAMVTKDGKNLTEEKIEKVIAAKAKDLPLDSAIKIGRGPHRVIEITDLDCPYCRKASAFFSGRSDVTRYVFLYPLSYHKDAEAKVMYVLCAVDQGKAYEEAMKGKLDDMKFKPCKDARAEETLKNHREIVSRLGLSGTPFFLIGDEAVFGADIPRIESLLKSK, from the coding sequence ATGGCAGCCGCAAGGCGAACAAAAATCCTCTTCATGGCGCTGGTCATGCTTCTTGCCTGCGCTGTAAGCTCCGCCGCGGCGGGATCGGTCGAAGAAGCCTTTAAGAAAAGCTTTCCTCAGATTCCGGCGGAACAGATTTCAGAAACTCCCGTCAAGGGGATTTATGAAGTGCTTGTTGGCAATCAGATCCTTTATTACGCACCGGAATCGGATTGCCTGATCATCGGGGCGATGGTCACGAAGGATGGAAAAAACCTGACTGAGGAGAAAATAGAAAAGGTTATTGCCGCCAAGGCGAAGGACCTGCCTCTGGATTCGGCGATCAAAATCGGCAGAGGGCCGCATCGCGTTATTGAAATAACGGATTTGGACTGTCCATACTGCCGAAAGGCTTCGGCCTTTTTTTCAGGACGGTCCGACGTAACGCGTTATGTCTTTCTCTATCCCCTGTCATACCATAAAGACGCCGAGGCTAAGGTGATGTATGTTCTCTGTGCCGTGGATCAGGGGAAGGCTTATGAGGAAGCCATGAAGGGAAAGCTGGACGACATGAAATTTAAACCCTGCAAGGATGCCAGGGCGGAGGAAACCCTCAAGAATCACAGGGAGATTGTTTCCCGGCTCGGGTTGTCCGGAACGCCCTTCTTTCTGATCGGAGATGAAGCTGTTTTCGGGGCGGATATTCCCCGGATCGAGAGTCTGTTGAAATCTAAGTAG
- the thiM gene encoding hydroxyethylthiazole kinase, whose translation MQITPENTWAAVKAIRSRAPLIHNITNYVVMNSTANALLALGASPVMAHAQEEVEEMVGIAQALVVNIGTLSPSWVRAMASAALKAADRGIPIILDPVGAGATAYRTRTAFQLLETVSPTIIRGNASEILAFESVETMETRGVDSTELSQNAVDAGRRLNDSYGSTVCISGETDFIIGDRAILGIRNGHPLMTRVTGLGCTASALCGAFAAVNSSFTLAAAQAMAVMGIAGEMAAEISPGPGSLQLHFLDILYRLTEEDIARRLRIVAGE comes from the coding sequence ATGCAGATCACCCCTGAAAACACTTGGGCCGCGGTGAAGGCGATTCGCAGCAGAGCGCCCCTGATCCACAACATCACCAATTATGTCGTGATGAACAGCACCGCCAACGCCCTGCTGGCTCTTGGCGCGTCACCCGTCATGGCCCACGCGCAGGAAGAGGTGGAAGAAATGGTCGGCATCGCCCAGGCTCTCGTGGTCAATATCGGAACCCTCAGCCCGTCCTGGGTCCGGGCCATGGCCAGCGCCGCGCTGAAAGCGGCCGACCGCGGAATTCCCATCATTCTGGACCCGGTCGGCGCCGGCGCCACAGCCTACCGGACCCGCACGGCCTTTCAACTCCTGGAAACGGTTTCCCCGACAATCATCCGGGGCAACGCATCGGAAATCCTGGCGTTTGAGAGTGTCGAAACAATGGAAACCAGGGGAGTGGACAGCACGGAACTCTCACAGAACGCCGTCGACGCCGGACGTCGGCTGAACGATTCCTACGGCAGTACCGTCTGTATCAGCGGGGAAACAGATTTCATCATCGGAGACCGTGCCATCCTCGGGATCAGGAACGGCCACCCCCTGATGACCCGTGTGACAGGCCTCGGCTGCACGGCCTCCGCACTGTGCGGCGCCTTCGCCGCCGTTAATTCCTCCTTTACACTGGCCGCCGCGCAGGCCATGGCGGTCATGGGCATCGCGGGTGAAATGGCAGCGGAAATCTCTCCCGGGCCGGGCAGTCTTCAGCTTCACTTCCTCGACATCCTTTACCGGCTTACGGAAGAGGACATTGCACGCCGTCTGCGGATCGTAGCGGGAGAATGA